The genomic window AGGTAACATTTGGTATCAAAGAGTCAGTGACATTATAAAAAGGAAAGTTCTTTGAGGACAAATTGGACTTTTAGGACACCTTTCTCAATGTCGGCTGTAGATACATCATTGTGTGTAACAAAACGCACCAGTTTGAGTCCCCAAGCCATCCCTTTGACAACAATTCCACATCCAAGTTCATTTTCCTCCGCAGCTGTTACCTGGATAAAACAGGTAAGATACCATGagattgtatatatttatatttgtgggGTTTTGCCAGTGTTTGTTTGTGTAATTAAGGTACATCTTTCTGTGATATTGTTCTCTATGACAGGCTAGGAGGTTTTTACCTTTCAATACCTATGCACATTAAGATTCTTTGAATTGCAGTAgacaattaaattttaatatcgAGCTCACCTGTTTATTTTTGTAGACAATTACAGTTTTACCTTTATCTTCCAGTAGACAATTAGTGTTTACCTATAGTTTCTTGTAGACAATAattttgtttacctgtatttttcaGTAGACAATTCGAGTATTTACCTGTGCAAGCCTTTTAATGACCATCTCTGCACTGACAGTCTCTGACACAATGGTTATCATCAAAATGTTGGTATGTACATCTTCTATGTTTATGAAGGCAACGTTTTGGTCCACAGACATTATCCctgtataaacattaaaatcatcagGCGTTTTAATTGTCCACAGACATTATCCttgtataaacattaaaatcattatcAGGCGTTTTAGTCCACAGACGTTAGCtctgtataaacatttaaatcattGTCAGGTGTTTTAGTCCACAGACATTATCCttgtataaacattaaaatcattgtCAGGTGTTTTGGACCTCtgacaatataaacatttttatgtGTTAAACCAACATATATAACGTGTCATAACTGGTCGTGTAGgacaaatttgataatttcaacTCTATCACCAATTTCCAGTAAATGTTATCCTGTCACAATTAACAGATGATACTTTTTATACAGAAAGCTATTTTAGCTCACTTGATTACTTTGAACTTTTGCCCTtcacaatatggtactgtatgaatatgaaataaaacatcaaaaacaaaGTATAACATACCAGATTTATATGTAGTTAATATATCTTCACACCACATTTTTACTGGGTACAATACCTTTGGCCAGTTTCTTTGCGTGAACATGGTCATTCCCAAGGTGTGGGACAATGTTATCCAATGAATACAGAGCTGCCGCCGCCAGGATTCCGGACTGTCTCAGACCGCCACCGAGGGCCTTCCTAACCCTTACAGCCCTATCAAATGAACAATGAGTAAGTATGAGATCCACTGTCTTGTATGGCAATGTGAATGACTGCATGTTACCAGTGCATGTATGGCTTTATGGATCAAAACAGATTAGGTATTAAGGTGAGAATAAATACGTACGTATCTATGAAGGGCCTTGTCCCTGCTATAATGGATCCTACAGGAGCTGCCAAACCCTGacaaaagaaaatttcaaatttggtTTCCATTTGAAAGAAGTGGTTAAGGAGGTCACTAAAGGGGAGATTACTCCAATAAAAGAAATTTTCATCTCATCATTATGCATTACATGTTCACTCTTTGTAGGTAATAGCTATTTGAAGAGGTCTAGCAAGTTCTAATTTTACATAGATACAATACTACATGCCTGATGTTTGTGTTGAAAGAGTTATAATGGTACAATGTACAACTGTATTactattttcaatttttatttttcaagcaatgtgttgaatttgaattttgcaCCCTGAATTGCATACATTAGTACATAGCACAACATTATTTCCTTTAGAGATTCAGAATGTTTTTTAATGTTCCCATTTGATATCCTGTTTTATATGAGATATTAAGAAATAAACCTACAAGATCAGATAAATTTCATAGAAACAAATAGTATGAATCATTTGACTACAAGTTACCTTGGAGAAACACATATTGACAGAGTCGGCATACTGTAAAATGTCGGACACGGGTATATTTAGGGCTATTGCTGCATTGAGAACCCTTGCTCCATCTAAGTGAACTATAAGGTTATTCTCCTGGGCTATGTTGTAAACCTGTAAGAAAAGAAACCAGATCACATCAAAAAtcattatttcaatataaaaagttttacCTTGGTAGAAGCTTATACTTCTCCCAACAAACAGACAAAGTTAATGAACATGTTGAATaatcaaacaagaggcccgtGGGCCTTACAGTCACCTGTGTTTCaatcaatttgacccattttggcccaaTCCTCCTGGGAGTGTCATCAGGGCaaacataccatcaaactgccatactgataattctaaaaCAGTTTGTATTATTTCCATCATGGCAATTAAACAAATCAAGCTGAAACTTGTGATTTCCCTACATAAAtcatagtaaagtttacccctcccCAGAGTCATGAGATTCACAATTTCGGTAAACTCTCTTCAATTACctacttcaaatatatataggTTAAATGTGGACCattttctgtaaaattttgtttttggcTGTGGCCTGGGATCTTGAACAGGTTAAAATTTCAAACGAGTGACATTATTAATCAAATGGAGGTACTGATTTCAACCGCTCAAAGTATTATTTTAGACTTGATTTCAATCAAGAGCCTAATAAGAAAAATTGTCATTTGTCTCTCATAAGGTAAGTCTTAATCTAAAATAGCTGTGAAACACCATCAAAATCATTCAAGAAACATCTGTTTTTAGCCAAAAAAAAGAATGGTGAATGAAACAG from Pecten maximus chromosome 1, xPecMax1.1, whole genome shotgun sequence includes these protein-coding regions:
- the LOC117335149 gene encoding probable low-specificity L-threonine aldolase 2; amino-acid sequence: MLFTALTKSCQKLLRHSSKLHLLRLSQSSYHMASQNELQNGQGHWIVDMRSDTLTKPTPSMRQAMANAEVGDDVFGEDPTVNELQKRCADLFGKEAALFVPTGTMGNLISIMTHCQGRGIEAIIGDNSHIMRYEQGGIAQFAGVMSAIIHNKPDGTVDLEELKSKIRPLDDPHQPHTKLICLENTHNCCGGKILPISFLKEVYNIAQENNLIVHLDGARVLNAAIALNIPVSDILQYADSVNMCFSKGLAAPVGSIIAGTRPFIDTAVRVRKALGGGLRQSGILAAAALYSLDNIVPHLGNDHVHAKKLAKGIMSVDQNVAFINIEDVHTNILMITIVSETVSAEMVIKRLAQVTAAEENELGCGIVVKGMAWGLKLVRFVTHNDVSTADIEKGVLKVQFVLKELSFL